The proteins below are encoded in one region of Legionella antarctica:
- a CDS encoding fumarylacetoacetate hydrolase family protein, producing the protein MKLASLKSALSRDGELCVVNQTLTSAVRVPHIAPTLQYALDHWLLKEKELQQTYQKLNEGSLDNTFAFDPQQCASPLPRAYQWADGSAYVNHVELVRKARGAEMPANFWTNPLMYQGGSDAFLGPRDPILAVDETHGIDFESEIAIITDDVPMGISATTAEQHIKLLMLVNDVSLRNLIPDELAKGFGFFQSKPASSFSPVAITPDELGSDWDNQRVHLPLLTHLNGTLFGQPNAGVDMTFSFPELIQHAARTRDLKAGTIIGSGTISNLDRSKGSSCIAEKRMLEILEGGKGHTSFMRFGDRVRIEMLDKQGNSLFGAIDQLVTHYEADSQ; encoded by the coding sequence ATGAAACTTGCCAGTTTAAAATCAGCTTTATCTCGTGATGGAGAATTATGTGTGGTCAATCAAACATTGACTAGCGCAGTACGAGTACCCCATATTGCCCCGACGCTTCAATATGCCCTGGATCATTGGCTGTTAAAAGAAAAAGAACTGCAACAAACCTATCAAAAATTAAACGAAGGTAGTTTAGACAATACTTTTGCGTTCGATCCCCAGCAGTGTGCATCTCCCCTGCCCCGAGCCTATCAATGGGCAGACGGCAGTGCCTACGTCAATCATGTTGAATTGGTACGAAAAGCCAGAGGAGCAGAAATGCCTGCCAATTTTTGGACTAATCCCTTGATGTATCAGGGGGGGTCAGATGCTTTTTTGGGGCCAAGAGATCCTATTCTGGCAGTTGATGAAACTCATGGAATAGATTTTGAATCAGAGATAGCGATTATTACTGACGATGTTCCAATGGGTATCAGTGCAACAACCGCAGAACAACACATTAAACTGCTGATGTTAGTCAACGATGTGTCACTTCGTAATCTAATCCCTGATGAATTAGCCAAAGGGTTTGGCTTTTTTCAATCAAAACCTGCCAGCAGTTTTTCCCCGGTCGCCATCACCCCTGACGAATTAGGTTCTGATTGGGATAACCAACGTGTCCACTTACCATTACTCACTCACTTGAATGGCACTTTATTTGGTCAACCTAATGCGGGCGTGGACATGACCTTTTCTTTTCCAGAACTTATTCAACATGCAGCAAGAACAAGAGATCTAAAGGCTGGAACCATAATAGGCTCAGGAACAATATCTAATTTAGACCGCAGCAAAGGTTCTTCCTGTATCGCTGAAAAAAGAATGCTGGAGATTTTGGAAGGCGGAAAAGGTCATACTTCTTTTATGCGTTTTGGTGATCGGGTTCGCATTGAAATGTTAGATAAGCAAGGTAATAGTCTCTTTGGCGCTATAGATCAGCTTGTAACTCATTACGAAGCAGATTCTCAATGA
- a CDS encoding transglycosylase SLT domain-containing protein has product MNKLLVLCGLSWSVLSFALSGQAYMDRFNAYTAWNQNLPAQPSPDFLNFIKGTSPLSDKLREKWLYELVRVKNWTNFNTYYQPSDDINLVCYKQIAAYTLGQETEALKNSIPLWLAGNSQPQACDTLFDLLLKSDNFDQGLITQRIALALDERNIQLARYLLKQYEIPRLNQIQTLTTIDQNPVNISKLSPGELSNHFYLYGLKRMVSINMDHALRLWDQPKTKKILTESQKQDFLAHIALYKAMRNHEDALAWFAKVKPQYHNEVLVDWQIRFALKNNDWKHVAELINDSNDKDTPCWQYWLARALEEQGKKEQAIAIYEPLAKKRQYYGFLASIRLNKIPSFENEKPSTNFESLKPYQPFIEQVKALYTSGQSLQASRLLNDFISELPKDEASALVNWVDSELQWHGKSVFLSNNETLNNQLSLRFPLAYKDTVRMYAKQYAVAPEFVFAIIRQESGFREDAVSSAGARGLMQIMPFTASVVTKEDKIPYSDHQQLFLFQKNINIGVAYLQQLTKRFSNHPVLVAAAYNAGPKQVVYWLKNHPPKEIDLWVETLPWQETRNYLKNVMAFYVVYQYRLNQKPDLNNFLTPL; this is encoded by the coding sequence ATGAACAAATTATTAGTGTTGTGTGGGCTAAGCTGGTCAGTTCTTTCTTTCGCCCTATCAGGACAAGCATATATGGACAGGTTTAATGCTTATACCGCTTGGAATCAAAATTTACCGGCTCAGCCTTCGCCAGACTTTCTCAACTTTATAAAAGGTACCTCTCCCCTGTCCGATAAATTACGCGAAAAATGGCTTTATGAGTTAGTCCGAGTAAAAAATTGGACCAACTTCAATACGTATTACCAACCCTCTGATGATATCAATCTCGTTTGTTACAAACAGATTGCTGCCTATACTCTGGGCCAGGAAACAGAAGCACTAAAAAACTCAATTCCTCTTTGGTTAGCGGGCAATTCACAACCACAAGCCTGTGATACTCTATTTGACTTATTGCTTAAAAGTGATAATTTCGATCAAGGACTCATTACCCAACGCATAGCTCTTGCCCTTGATGAGCGAAACATTCAACTGGCGCGTTATTTGTTAAAACAATATGAAATACCCCGTTTAAATCAGATTCAAACATTAACCACCATAGACCAAAATCCGGTTAACATCAGTAAACTCAGTCCCGGTGAATTAAGCAATCATTTTTATCTTTACGGCTTAAAACGTATGGTTTCGATCAATATGGATCATGCCCTGCGACTTTGGGATCAGCCAAAAACAAAAAAAATATTGACTGAATCACAAAAACAAGATTTTTTAGCACACATAGCTCTTTATAAAGCCATGCGTAATCACGAGGATGCCCTGGCTTGGTTCGCCAAAGTAAAGCCCCAATATCATAACGAGGTCCTGGTAGATTGGCAGATTCGCTTTGCCCTAAAAAATAATGATTGGAAACATGTTGCTGAATTAATTAATGACTCAAACGATAAAGATACCCCCTGCTGGCAATATTGGCTTGCGCGTGCGCTGGAAGAACAAGGAAAAAAAGAACAAGCCATAGCTATTTACGAACCATTAGCAAAAAAAAGGCAATATTATGGATTCCTGGCCAGTATTCGCCTCAATAAGATTCCAAGCTTTGAAAATGAAAAACCCTCCACTAATTTTGAATCATTAAAGCCTTATCAACCCTTTATAGAGCAAGTCAAAGCTCTTTATACTTCCGGGCAGAGTCTACAAGCCTCTCGTCTACTTAATGATTTCATTAGTGAGTTACCTAAAGATGAAGCCAGTGCTTTAGTGAACTGGGTTGATTCAGAACTGCAATGGCATGGAAAATCTGTTTTTTTAAGTAATAATGAGACACTTAACAATCAACTCTCACTTCGCTTTCCCTTGGCGTACAAAGATACAGTAAGGATGTATGCTAAACAATACGCCGTAGCCCCAGAGTTTGTCTTTGCCATCATCCGACAGGAAAGTGGTTTTAGGGAGGATGCAGTTTCTTCAGCTGGAGCCAGAGGTTTAATGCAGATCATGCCTTTTACTGCCAGTGTTGTCACTAAAGAGGACAAAATACCCTACAGCGATCACCAACAGCTTTTTCTCTTCCAAAAGAACATCAATATCGGGGTTGCTTATTTACAACAACTAACAAAACGGTTCAGTAATCACCCAGTCCTCGTTGCTGCAGCTTATAATGCAGGTCCCAAACAAGTCGTTTATTGGCTAAAAAATCATCCACCCAAAGAAATTGACCTGTGGGTTGAGACACTCCCCTGGCAAGAGACACGAAATTACTTAAAGAACGTTATGGCGTTCTATGTAGTTTATCAATACCGTTTAAATCAAAAGCCTGACCTGAATAATTTTCTAACTCCTTTGTAG
- the asnS gene encoding asparagine--tRNA ligase gives MTDVFTIKQCLEGEISIDETVTVRGWVKTRRDSKAGLSFISLHDGSCFSPIQIVATDGLKNYHEEVVKLTAGCSMIATGKLVASQGKGQSFEIQADHIEVVGWVENPDTYPIQAKRHTLEFLRDVAHLRPRTNTISAVTRIRHCLAQAIHRFFHEQGYFWIHTPIITASDCEGAGEMFRVSTLDMLNVPKNELGQIDFSKDFFGRETFLTVSGQLNVESYCMAMSKVYTFGPTFRAENSNTSRHLAEFWMIEPEIAFASLDDICNLSQNMLRYLCKTVLNERADDMDFFNQFVSPGCTERMEQMAEAEFEIMTYTDAIKTLESCDHKFEFPVSWGLDLQSEHERYLAEVHCKKPVILTNYPQEIKGFYMRLNDDEKTVAAMDVLAPGIGEIIGGSQREERLHILDKRMDECNLNKEHYQWYRDLRRYGTVPHAGFGLGFERLISYVTGVSNVRDVIPFPRTPGHADY, from the coding sequence ATGACAGATGTCTTTACCATAAAACAATGTTTGGAAGGTGAAATTAGCATAGATGAAACCGTTACAGTGCGCGGCTGGGTAAAAACCCGACGTGATTCTAAAGCCGGATTATCATTTATCAGTTTACATGATGGTTCTTGTTTTTCCCCAATTCAAATCGTAGCTACTGATGGGTTAAAAAATTATCACGAGGAAGTAGTGAAACTAACTGCCGGCTGTTCCATGATAGCCACTGGTAAATTAGTCGCGTCTCAAGGTAAAGGTCAGTCTTTTGAAATTCAGGCGGATCACATTGAAGTAGTAGGCTGGGTTGAGAATCCTGATACTTATCCGATTCAGGCAAAACGTCATACCCTGGAGTTTTTACGCGATGTAGCCCATTTACGTCCACGTACTAATACCATTAGTGCGGTAACTCGTATTCGTCATTGTTTAGCCCAAGCCATTCATCGTTTTTTTCATGAACAAGGTTATTTTTGGATACATACCCCCATCATTACTGCCAGTGACTGTGAAGGTGCGGGGGAAATGTTTCGCGTGTCCACTTTAGATATGTTAAATGTACCTAAAAATGAACTGGGACAAATTGATTTCAGCAAAGATTTCTTTGGCAGAGAAACATTCCTTACGGTTTCAGGTCAATTAAATGTTGAGTCCTATTGTATGGCCATGTCTAAGGTGTATACTTTTGGACCAACATTCCGCGCAGAAAATTCCAATACCAGCCGTCATTTGGCTGAATTCTGGATGATAGAGCCCGAAATTGCGTTTGCCTCTCTCGATGATATATGTAATTTAAGTCAAAACATGTTGCGCTATTTATGCAAAACAGTGCTCAATGAACGTGCCGATGACATGGACTTTTTCAATCAGTTTGTCTCTCCAGGCTGTACCGAGCGTATGGAGCAAATGGCAGAAGCCGAATTTGAAATCATGACCTATACTGACGCCATTAAAACACTTGAGTCTTGTGACCACAAATTTGAATTTCCCGTTAGCTGGGGTCTGGATTTACAATCAGAGCACGAACGCTATCTTGCAGAAGTACACTGCAAAAAGCCGGTTATCCTGACTAATTACCCTCAAGAAATTAAAGGGTTCTATATGCGGCTCAATGATGATGAAAAAACTGTAGCCGCTATGGACGTTTTAGCCCCGGGAATAGGCGAAATTATTGGTGGAAGCCAACGTGAAGAACGTTTACATATTTTGGATAAACGTATGGATGAATGCAATCTGAACAAAGAACACTATCAATGGTATAGAGACCTACGTCGTTACGGTACTGTACCGCATGCTGGCTTTGGTTTAGGTTTTGAGCGTTTGATTAGTTACGTCACTGGCGTGAGTAATGTGCGTGATGTAATTCCTTTCCCACGCACCCCAGGTCATGCTGACTACTAA
- a CDS encoding extracellular solute-binding protein, with protein MNATILFLCSLLFSSLALAERVELVFWHGMAGNLGEEVRLLADDFNLSQSEFTIKPVYKGDYVETLTSFAAAFRAHQAPAIVQVFEVGTAIMLSPKGVIKPVDVLMHEQNMRLPKDDFIQSVREFYSRDGQLMAMPFNLSVPVLYYNRDILAKVGYSQANFPHTWGELEVLAEKIKKAGYDCTYTTAYPGWVLFESYLAIHGLTLTEEARAVFNTPQLARHIQRLKRWHDLHYFRYGGRVDDATIFFTSGVCPLFSQSSGAYNSLLAFVPFNLGVSTMPLDTQASPTRHANVAGGAALWAVNGQNEVQYKGIAQFFVFIARPEIQKRWHEHTGYLPLGLKGIYAAIVQASKHPSLLLARSDLEGPVNAKPFKHTGPQNQIRSINDEVLEAMFAGLINSDQALQEAMDRSNHVLLRFSQNTGE; from the coding sequence ATGAACGCGACAATTCTGTTTTTATGTTCCCTACTGTTTAGTTCGTTAGCCCTTGCTGAACGAGTAGAGCTGGTTTTTTGGCACGGTATGGCTGGCAATTTAGGTGAGGAAGTCCGATTGCTTGCCGATGATTTCAATCTTAGTCAGAGTGAGTTCACCATTAAGCCCGTGTATAAAGGCGATTATGTGGAAACTCTGACCAGTTTTGCTGCCGCATTTAGAGCCCATCAGGCCCCGGCTATAGTTCAGGTTTTTGAAGTAGGAACTGCCATCATGCTTTCTCCTAAAGGAGTAATTAAGCCGGTTGATGTTTTAATGCACGAGCAAAATATGAGATTGCCCAAGGATGATTTCATTCAGTCTGTGCGCGAGTTTTACAGTAGAGATGGCCAATTGATGGCCATGCCCTTTAACCTCTCGGTGCCGGTTTTGTATTACAATCGTGACATACTTGCTAAAGTGGGATACAGCCAAGCTAATTTCCCCCACACTTGGGGAGAGTTGGAAGTGCTGGCAGAAAAAATTAAAAAAGCAGGCTATGACTGTACCTATACTACAGCATATCCAGGATGGGTGCTTTTTGAATCTTATTTAGCGATTCATGGCTTAACGTTAACGGAGGAGGCGCGCGCAGTTTTTAATACGCCACAACTAGCTCGGCATATTCAACGTTTAAAGCGTTGGCATGATTTACATTATTTTCGCTATGGCGGACGAGTAGATGATGCGACCATTTTTTTTACCAGCGGGGTGTGTCCTTTATTTAGCCAGTCTTCTGGCGCTTATAACAGTCTATTGGCATTTGTCCCTTTTAATCTAGGTGTGTCAACCATGCCTTTGGATACCCAAGCCAGTCCAACAAGGCATGCTAATGTTGCCGGAGGAGCTGCTCTGTGGGCTGTTAACGGTCAAAATGAAGTACAATATAAAGGAATTGCCCAATTTTTTGTTTTTATTGCCAGACCTGAGATCCAAAAGCGGTGGCACGAACATACGGGATACCTTCCCTTGGGACTGAAAGGAATCTATGCTGCTATCGTTCAAGCCAGTAAGCATCCATCGTTATTATTAGCCCGCAGTGATTTAGAGGGACCTGTGAATGCAAAACCCTTTAAACATACGGGTCCGCAAAATCAAATTCGTAGCATTAATGATGAGGTTTTAGAGGCCATGTTTGCCGGCTTAATCAATTCTGATCAGGCTTTGCAAGAAGCAATGGATCGGTCGAATCATGTTTTATTACGTTTTTCTCAAAATACAGGGGAGTAA
- the maiA gene encoding maleylacetoacetate isomerase gives MILYDYFRSTACYRVRIALNLKNIAYEKREIHLVNHGGEHHSPLYRQINPQGLVPSLDVNGHVLHQSMAIIEYLEESYPEIPLFPKDPFIKATLRSLALIVACDVHPLNNLRVLNRLKMQFSANEAQISDWYHHWLKEGFDAFEKRLEVLERNKPVCLGNEVTVADICLIPQVFNANRFNFVMDDYPLINEINDYCLTLAAFQNAAPVNP, from the coding sequence ATGATACTGTATGACTATTTTCGTTCTACGGCCTGTTATCGGGTACGTATTGCTTTAAATTTAAAAAATATTGCTTATGAGAAAAGAGAAATCCATTTGGTGAACCATGGTGGGGAACATCATAGCCCACTATATCGCCAGATTAATCCCCAAGGCCTTGTCCCCAGTTTAGACGTTAATGGACATGTTCTACATCAATCAATGGCAATTATTGAGTATCTGGAAGAGTCCTATCCTGAAATTCCTTTGTTTCCCAAAGATCCCTTCATTAAAGCGACGTTACGCTCTCTGGCCTTAATCGTGGCTTGTGATGTGCACCCCTTGAATAATTTGCGAGTGTTAAATCGCTTAAAGATGCAATTTAGTGCGAATGAAGCGCAAATTTCAGATTGGTACCATCATTGGCTTAAAGAAGGCTTTGATGCCTTTGAAAAACGGTTGGAGGTGCTTGAGCGAAATAAGCCTGTTTGTTTGGGCAATGAAGTAACTGTGGCAGATATTTGTTTAATTCCTCAGGTATTCAATGCAAACCGTTTTAATTTTGTTATGGACGACTACCCGCTTATTAATGAAATTAATGATTACTGCTTAACTTTAGCCGCTTTTCAAAATGCAGCCCCTGTCAACCCTTGA
- the ugpQ gene encoding glycerophosphodiester phosphodiesterase, whose protein sequence is MQHALLVEAASIEHRGINLLVVDKVIGHRGASAYAPENTIAAFNKALALGCRFIEFDVMCSADGEPFVVHDDNLKRTTNGRGEVGSVDAAYLQSLDAGSWFSRRFKGEHVPHFKEALKWLSFSDAQANIEIKPYKGAVEQTTVAVLSHIHRYWPQGKSLPLVSSFEWEALVLCRSIAPEMPLGLLLHEWDEHWLQKAKQLGCYSVHFNRKVLTADRVKEVKNQGYIVCAYTVNRRRLANKLYAWGVDAVFSDYPDLLA, encoded by the coding sequence ATGCAACACGCGTTACTGGTTGAGGCTGCTTCAATCGAACACAGGGGAATTAATTTGTTGGTTGTGGATAAGGTAATCGGTCATAGAGGGGCATCAGCATATGCTCCTGAGAATACTATAGCTGCATTTAATAAGGCTTTAGCATTAGGGTGTCGTTTTATCGAGTTTGATGTGATGTGCAGTGCTGATGGTGAGCCTTTTGTCGTTCATGATGATAATTTAAAAAGAACTACTAATGGACGGGGTGAGGTAGGATCGGTTGATGCGGCTTATTTACAAAGCCTTGATGCGGGCTCCTGGTTTTCCAGGAGGTTTAAAGGTGAACATGTTCCCCATTTTAAAGAAGCTCTAAAATGGCTGTCTTTTTCTGATGCACAGGCAAATATAGAAATTAAGCCCTATAAGGGAGCTGTGGAACAAACCACAGTGGCTGTATTAAGTCATATCCATCGGTATTGGCCTCAAGGCAAGAGTTTACCTTTAGTTTCGAGCTTTGAATGGGAGGCTTTGGTTTTATGTCGCAGTATTGCTCCCGAAATGCCCTTGGGTTTGTTGCTTCACGAATGGGATGAGCATTGGTTACAAAAAGCAAAGCAATTAGGATGTTACTCAGTGCATTTTAACCGAAAAGTGTTAACTGCAGATAGGGTTAAAGAGGTAAAAAACCAGGGCTATATCGTTTGCGCCTATACAGTGAACCGTAGACGCTTAGCGAATAAATTATATGCTTGGGGGGTGGATGCCGTTTTTAGTGATTACCCGGATTTATTAGCATGA
- the rpe gene encoding ribulose-phosphate 3-epimerase, producing MTYQILPSLLSADMTRLGDEVDSVMKAGADFIHFDVMDNHYVPNLTFGPAFCEALIKRFPHLPVDVHLMATPVDTLIESFANAGAKRISIHPDATIHLDRSLQLIKNLGCEAGLALNPSTSLDTLTWCVQHLSFILVMTVNPGFGGQKLIPEITHKIAQFHSLYPQLDLCVDGGITIDNIASIAGAGANQFVAGSAIFNSIDYKKTIKSMREQLVRI from the coding sequence ATGACTTATCAAATTTTACCCTCTTTGCTCTCTGCTGATATGACCCGTCTTGGTGACGAAGTCGATAGTGTAATGAAAGCAGGCGCTGACTTTATTCATTTTGATGTCATGGATAATCATTACGTACCTAACCTTACTTTTGGCCCGGCCTTCTGTGAAGCATTAATTAAACGCTTTCCCCATCTTCCTGTGGACGTTCATTTAATGGCTACTCCGGTTGATACACTCATCGAATCATTTGCAAATGCCGGAGCCAAACGGATCAGTATCCATCCTGATGCTACAATCCATCTGGACAGAAGTTTGCAATTAATCAAAAATCTGGGCTGCGAGGCAGGATTGGCATTAAACCCCTCAACATCGCTTGATACTTTGACCTGGTGTGTTCAACATCTTAGTTTTATTCTGGTGATGACAGTGAACCCAGGTTTTGGCGGCCAAAAACTCATTCCAGAGATAACGCACAAGATTGCGCAATTTCACAGTCTCTACCCTCAACTGGATCTCTGTGTTGATGGAGGGATAACCATTGATAATATTGCTTCAATAGCCGGTGCAGGAGCCAACCAATTTGTTGCAGGATCTGCTATATTTAATAGCATTGATTATAAAAAAACCATTAAAAGCATGCGTGAACAATTAGTACGTATTTAA
- a CDS encoding O-methyltransferase, with the protein MKHLQLTPGLYEYMLDKSLREHPVLRGLRKETSTMELANMQVAPEQAQFMQFLLRLIRAKNVLELGTFTGYSALAMSLVLPDDGQLITCDISEEWTKKAHPFWREAKQENKIKLRLGPALETLYALLNEGWEKKFDFIFIDADKTNYLNYYELALKLIKPQGLIVIDNVFWDGKVIDPHEAGGQTREIKKLNELIKNDQRVFVSMLPIADGLFLVQSV; encoded by the coding sequence ATGAAGCATCTACAACTTACCCCGGGTTTATATGAATACATGTTAGATAAATCATTGCGCGAGCACCCGGTACTAAGGGGTCTGCGCAAAGAAACGTCTACTATGGAATTGGCCAATATGCAGGTTGCACCCGAACAAGCGCAATTTATGCAATTTCTTTTACGCTTAATTCGTGCTAAAAATGTTCTGGAATTGGGAACGTTTACAGGTTACAGTGCATTAGCCATGTCCCTGGTTCTTCCCGACGATGGTCAACTCATTACCTGTGATATCAGCGAAGAATGGACGAAAAAAGCACATCCATTCTGGCGCGAAGCAAAACAGGAAAATAAAATTAAATTACGCTTAGGACCAGCCCTGGAAACTCTGTATGCTTTGCTGAACGAGGGCTGGGAAAAGAAATTTGATTTCATTTTCATTGATGCTGACAAAACCAATTATCTGAATTACTATGAATTAGCATTAAAGTTGATTAAACCCCAAGGATTAATCGTTATAGATAATGTATTCTGGGATGGTAAAGTCATTGATCCCCATGAAGCCGGTGGGCAGACAAGAGAGATAAAAAAGCTCAATGAATTGATTAAAAATGATCAGAGAGTATTTGTAAGTATGTTACCAATAGCCGATGGACTTTTTTTAGTACAATCAGTTTAA
- a CDS encoding Leu/Phe/Val dehydrogenase: MMSIDNINNDSLAKTEDDFLDYALSHGFGDLHLKVDPETGMKAIIAIHSTKLGPALGGCRFIEYPNTAAALNDAMRLARGMSFKAASVNLPLGGGKSVIIKPQGSFNRTEYMHRFGKFVDELNGRYITALDSGTVLSDMDIIAEHTDYVASLSKHNGDPSPSTAKGVMRGIQAAVAFKLGKSNLNGVHVAIQGLGHVGYLLAKHLHESGAILTVADISPEAVELAVKELGAKAVSTDVIHKVPCDVFAPCALGAIINDITISQLQTTIIAGAANNQLAHSFHGKRLHEKGILFAADYVINAGGVIFAASKYLHTPEEKVNSQIDGIYTSLMEIFNRSAKDNLPASEIADTLAKEKLA, translated from the coding sequence ATGATGTCCATTGACAATATAAATAATGATAGCCTTGCCAAAACAGAAGACGATTTCCTTGACTATGCTCTATCCCATGGTTTTGGCGATTTACACCTTAAAGTGGATCCCGAAACAGGTATGAAAGCGATAATTGCTATTCATAGCACCAAATTAGGCCCAGCTTTAGGCGGGTGCCGTTTTATTGAATACCCTAATACTGCCGCTGCCCTGAATGATGCAATGCGTCTTGCCCGTGGAATGAGTTTTAAAGCTGCTTCTGTTAATTTGCCTTTAGGCGGAGGCAAATCAGTAATTATCAAGCCCCAAGGTTCCTTCAACCGGACTGAATACATGCATCGTTTTGGGAAGTTTGTTGATGAATTAAACGGTAGGTATATTACTGCTCTTGACAGTGGAACAGTATTAAGCGATATGGATATTATTGCTGAACACACAGACTATGTTGCCAGCTTATCCAAACATAATGGCGATCCTTCTCCTTCTACAGCGAAGGGCGTAATGCGAGGAATTCAGGCTGCTGTAGCCTTTAAATTGGGAAAAAGTAATTTAAACGGTGTTCATGTAGCAATTCAAGGGCTTGGCCATGTAGGTTATTTACTGGCGAAACACTTGCATGAATCAGGTGCAATACTTACCGTTGCCGATATTTCTCCTGAGGCGGTTGAACTGGCTGTAAAAGAACTGGGTGCCAAAGCCGTCAGTACTGACGTTATTCACAAAGTTCCTTGTGATGTTTTTGCCCCGTGCGCCTTGGGTGCCATAATTAACGATATTACTATTTCGCAATTACAAACCACTATTATTGCGGGAGCGGCTAATAATCAACTCGCGCATAGCTTCCATGGCAAGAGATTGCATGAAAAAGGCATTTTATTTGCTGCTGATTATGTTATTAATGCAGGCGGAGTAATTTTTGCAGCGTCTAAATATTTGCATACCCCAGAGGAAAAAGTGAACAGTCAGATTGACGGTATCTATACTTCTTTAATGGAAATATTTAATCGCTCTGCTAAAGATAACTTACCTGCCAGTGAAATTGCTGATACTTTGGCAAAAGAAAAATTAGCTTAG
- the hppD gene encoding 4-hydroxyphenylpyruvate dioxygenase yields MQTNNNPCGLDGFAFLEFSGPDKQRLEQQFVDMGFQPVSTHQDQDITLYQQGEILFIVNGARDCQAAEHGVTHGPGACAMGFKVKDADAAFQYALKNGATAFEDSRHAHHDLPAINAIGGSVIYFVDDTHKPFNNKWKINTTSAIPGNGLVAIDHLTHNVFRGNMDKWAKFYESIFNFQEIRFFNIVGQMTGLISRALSSPCGKIKIPLNESKDDQSQIEEFLHDYHGEGIQHIALTTKDIYKSVNSLRKQGVKFLDVPDTYYDMLDTRLPWHQEPIAQLNAEKILMDGERDPQYGLLLQIFTENIFGPVFFEIIQRKGNQGFGEGNFQALFEAIERDQVKRGTLKKEMS; encoded by the coding sequence ATGCAAACAAATAATAACCCCTGCGGATTAGATGGCTTCGCTTTTTTAGAGTTTTCCGGACCGGATAAACAACGCTTGGAACAACAGTTCGTTGATATGGGCTTTCAACCAGTATCCACCCATCAAGATCAGGACATCACTTTATATCAACAGGGCGAAATTCTCTTTATCGTGAATGGAGCACGCGATTGCCAAGCCGCAGAGCACGGTGTAACACATGGACCAGGCGCTTGTGCAATGGGCTTTAAAGTCAAAGACGCTGATGCGGCTTTTCAATACGCCCTCAAGAATGGCGCGACCGCGTTTGAGGACAGTCGTCATGCTCATCATGACTTACCTGCAATTAATGCAATTGGTGGCAGTGTTATTTATTTTGTGGATGATACGCATAAACCTTTTAATAACAAATGGAAAATAAATACTACATCAGCAATTCCAGGTAACGGCCTGGTAGCCATTGATCATCTCACTCATAATGTCTTTAGAGGCAATATGGATAAATGGGCCAAGTTTTATGAGTCTATTTTCAATTTTCAGGAAATTCGTTTTTTTAATATTGTCGGTCAAATGACTGGTCTCATCAGTCGTGCTCTGAGTAGTCCTTGTGGAAAAATTAAAATACCATTAAATGAATCAAAAGATGACCAATCTCAAATTGAAGAGTTCCTTCATGACTACCATGGTGAAGGCATACAACATATAGCTTTAACTACTAAAGACATATATAAATCAGTAAACAGTTTAAGGAAACAGGGGGTCAAATTCCTCGATGTGCCAGACACTTATTACGACATGCTTGATACACGTCTTCCTTGGCATCAAGAACCCATCGCACAATTAAATGCAGAAAAAATTTTAATGGACGGAGAACGTGATCCACAATACGGATTATTGTTACAAATTTTCACTGAAAACATTTTTGGCCCAGTGTTTTTTGAAATTATTCAACGTAAGGGTAACCAGGGATTTGGAGAAGGTAACTTCCAGGCTTTATTTGAAGCGATTGAAAGAGATCAGGTCAAACGCGGTACTTTAAAAAAAGAAATGAGTTAA